The following are encoded in a window of Ranitomeya variabilis isolate aRanVar5 chromosome 8, aRanVar5.hap1, whole genome shotgun sequence genomic DNA:
- the RPS11 gene encoding small ribosomal subunit protein uS17, protein MADIQTERAYQKQPTIFQNKKRVLLGETSKEKLPRYYKNVGLGFKTPKEAIEGTYIDKKCPFTGNVSIRGRILSGVVTKMKMQRTIVIRRDYLHYIRKYNRFEKRHKNMSVHLSPCFRDVQIGDIVTVGECRPLSKTVRFNVLKVTKAAGTKKQFQKF, encoded by the exons ATGGCGGATATCCAG ACTGAGAGGGCTTATCAGAAGCAGCCGACTATCTTCCAGAACAAGAAGCGTGTGCTTCTTGGGGAGACCAGCAAAGAGAAGCTACCCCGCTATTACAAGAATGTTGGTCTGGGATTCAAGACACCCAAAGAG GCAATTGAGGGCACATACATTGACAAGAAATGTCCCTTCACTGGCAATGTCTCCATTCGTGGTCGCATTCTGTCCG GAGTTGTCACCAAGATGAAGATGCAGCGCACAATTGTCATCCGCCGGGACTACTTGCACTATATCCGCAAGTACAACCGTTTTGAGAAACGCCACAAGAACATGTCTGTGCATCTGTCCCCCTGCTTTAG GGACGTCCAAATCGGAGATATCGTCACCGTTGGAGAGTGCCGTCCTCTCAGCAAAACTGTTCGTTTCAACGTTCTGAAAGTAACAAAAGCGGCTGGAACCAAGAAACAATTCCAGAAGTTTTAA